CATCAGCAGGAAGAGAAAGCATACGGTTTGCCCGCGCGTTTTACGCATTGACACTGAATTCTTCGTCATGCATATTGTTACGTTATAACATAACGTATATGTGAAATGATGAAATTAATCCTTCCTGTGTTTATATCGGCACTGGTGTCGTTTTCACCGATTGAGGCGAATGCCGCCAGCTACCCGCTGACGATTGAAAACTGCGGCGTTGAAGAGACATTTAAGCACGCCCCGATGCGCGTGGTGACCATTGGTCAGCACGAAACGGAACTGATGCTGGCGCTGGGGCTAAAAGAAAAAATTGTGGCTACATCTGTGTGGTTTGGCGCATTACCCGACGATTTAAAACAGCAGGGTGAACATCTGAAGCGACTCGCTGAGAATGCGCCCGGATTCGAAGCTGTCGCTGCCCAGCGTCCGGAACTTGTTCTTGCCCAATACAGCTGGCACGTCGGCCCGCAGGGCGAGGTCGCCACGCGGCAGCAGTTTGAACAGTTGGGTATCAAAACCTGGATTTCGCCAGCTGACTGCACAGCAAAAACAGTGACTGCCGCCTCCAACGGCGATGGCGCACGCACAGAACCTTACTCAATCAATATTATTTTTGATGAAATCACGGCGCTGGCGCGCATTTTTAATCAGCCCGCCCGCGGCGAGGCGCTGAAGCAGGCGCTGTTTGCACGCATTACCGCCGCCCGACAGCAGCATCGTACGCAGCCGCAAGCGCCACTTAGCGTTGTTTACTGGTTTTCAAGCCCACGCCTGAAAGGCGATCCATGGGTAGCAGGCAATAAAGGGGCCCCGGGCTGGATCAGCAAAACGTTGGGGCTGACGAATATCATCGATTCTGACGAGGAATGGCCTGCGGTAACGTGGGAACAGATCGTCAAGGCGCAGCCTGACATCATTGTTATCGCCAGTATGGACAGGCGGCTATATCCTGCCGATGACATCGCGACTAAAAAACGGTTTCTGGAAACCGATCCCGTGACGCGCGAAATGCCTGCGGTCAGAAAAGGCCATATTGTGGTGGTGCCGGCCATGTCGCTCAATCCGTCCTTACGGAACGTAGAAGCGGTAGAGCTGATTGGGCAGCAGCTTGCTGCTTTCGCGCGCTCCCGATGACCAGCCAGCCTGCTTTTTACTGGCGAACCGGCCTGATAATTTTTACCGGTATCCTGAGTCTGCCGGTAATGATGACGCTGGCTGCTGCCAGCGGCGATATGCCGGTGAGTTTTGCCACGGCCGCCCGTGCGATAACCAACGGCCTGGGTATCACGCACTTCGATCTGCCTGCGGTCGAAGCCGGGATTGTCTGGCAGTACCGTATGAGTCGTGCGTTGATGGCAGCCAGCAGCGGCGGGGGGCTGGCATTATGCGGACTGGTTCTGCAGTCGCTGTTACGTAACCCGCTTGCCGATCCTTATTTGCTGGGCATCTCTGCCGGCGCCTCAACAGGCGCCGTCAGCGTAATGCTGCTGGGTATTGGCAGCGGCGCCGTCACGACAGGATCCGGGGCGTTTATCGGCGCCTGTATCGCTTTTATGCTGATCGTACTGTTATCGGGCGGCATGCGCGAGAACACCGCACGTATCATTCTGGCCGGTATTGCCGGCACGCAGCTGTTTAACGCGCTAACTTCTTACATTGTCAGTACGGCGGCCAATGCCGAACAGTCGCGCGGCGTGATGTTCTGGCTGCTGGGTAGCCTGAGCGGCGTTCGCTGGGCTGATGCGCTGCTGTGCTTTGCCGTGGTCGTCATGGGGTTGCTGGTAGCGATCGGCTATGCCCGCTCACTCGATACCTTTAACTTTGGCACTGACGTCTCCGCGACGCTTGGCACGCGTGTGCTGCTGGTGCGCGTTATTTTATTGCTGACCACCGCGTTGATGACTGCGGTTATCGTCAGCGTCATCGGTGCTGTGGGCTTTGTCGGTCTGGTCATTCCGCACATAACACGCATGATGGCCGGGCATCGCCATCTGGTAACGATACCGATCGCTTTTCTTGCCGGATGCCATTTTATGATCCTTGCAGACCTGATATCACGCACCCTGATCGCTCATCAGGTTTTGCCGATTGGCGTGGTGACGTCGCTGATCGGCGCGCCTGTTTTTGCCCTGATCCTCTACCGCAACCGGGAGAAATAATGATGCATGTCGTGGTTGATAAGCTAAGCGTGACGCTTCAGGCGCGCCGCGTGTTATCTGATATCAGTTTTGTGGCGCAGCGATCGCAAACCGTGGGGCTGCTCGGCCCTAACGGGTCCGGTAAATCTACGCTGATTCGCGCGATGGCTGGCGTCCAGCCCTGCGCTTACGCGGGAGTGAACATTGGCGGCAAGCAGACAAGTAACCTGAGCCGACGCCAGCTTTCCCGCACGCTTGCTTTTGTGCCGCAGCACGCCGAGGCGGAGGCGGAGATGCGCATTATTGATATTGTTCGTCTCGGCCGCACGCCGCATCGCAATGCATTCACGCCATGGCGTCAGGCCGATGAGAATGCCGTACAACAGGCGCTCTCGATGATGAAGCTTGAGGCTCTGGCCCACCGCCCCTGGCAGCGGCTGTCAGGCGGTGAGCGGCAGCGCTGCCAGATAGCCCGTGCGCTTACACAGCAGCCGGATATTCTGCTGCTGGATGAGCCGATCAATCATCTGGATATACAGTTTCAGCTGGAGCTGATGCGTCTTATTTCTGCGCTGCCGGTTACGGTGATCGTGGCCTTACACGATCTCAATCTGGCGGCAAAATATTGCCAGCATCTGGTGGTGCTGCATGACGGTCAGGTTGTGGCATCCGGCGAGCCTGCTGCGGTGCTGACTCCGGCGCTGATTCAGGCGACCTGGCAGGTCGATGCAACCATTTATCGCGACCGGGGGGAATGACCATCCAGTACGCCTGAGATAAGGCGCATGAGAAATCATCATTAACGGCCTGACTGCATCCCGAATATCCACCGGGAGCAGGCAGGGCGTGATGCGGCATTGGGCGCAGTGCCTGTTGAACTGATTTTTATTTCGTCCTGTCTGTCTGGCGTTATCATGTCCGTAAAATCGCTCTGTACCAGCGCATATGAACCGGACGCTGACTGATACAGGCATTCGGTGGTTATCAGCTCAGCCAGAAACCTGCGCTGCGCCAGGGGCAGGCTGGCGCGGGCCGATAGAGTATTCGCGAAAAGTATTGATTACCCCTGTCATATCGCCGTGTTCTGTACGGAGATAAGGGCCCGCAAAATTAAAGGCTGCATCCTTCAACTAACACAAACGTGCCGGTTGCAGCAGCGGTGCGTATTGACCTGGCTGCCTGATAGCCAGCGCTCTCGTAAAAACGTTTGGCCTCGGCAAATGACGCGAACTCAAGAACGACATGCCGTTCATGTGCTTCCCCTTCAAGGTTTTCATACTGCCCGGACCAGGCAATGATTTTCGGATTGAACGCCTGCATGGCTTCCCCGGCGGCTCTGGCATATTCAGCATAGGCCACAGGGTCAGATATCGTCACATGAGCGATTAAGTAACCTTTATTCATTTCGTTTTATCCTTTGTATCGATGTGGTGGGGGCCAGCGTAAAGCGCATCTGCGATGCGGAATTAGGCTGAGACAGGGGGGTATCGTTAGGTCCAGGCCGCATGCCGCCGCCCGTTTTTGTGGCGCGCAGGCTGTCGCTGCGAGCCACACCAGGCGCTTTGTGCGCCGCTCCTGTGATGCGCTCAGACTGACCAAAGGCGTCAATATCCGCGGTAGCAATGAAGTGAATGCCTCCGGCCATGCCCGCGCGGTAAGCGGATTTGCCTCCGCCCGGGCTACGGTAACGAATGACCTCTGCCGCGCTAAGTTGCGCCCGCGCTTCTTCAACAATATTTCCTTCAGCATCAATAGCGATCAAGGTAGCACCGGCGCCTTCAGCTGCCATGCGCGCCGTATACCCATGGCCGGAGCGAGAGGTAACAACGGCATTAATGTGTTTCAGGAGATGCGTCATTTTACTTGCCTTCAGATGGAGTGGTGCGGGATACGCGGTGTGAAAGCAGTCTATTAACTATTAATATGTTCATAAATAGCTGAAAAAATAACGCACTGTTACTCATGAGGGGAACAATGAAAGATCTGGAGGCGCTGGTAATTTTTGCGCGCGTGGCAGAAATGAGGAGCTTTACGCAGGCCGCTGAAAGCCTGGGTATGCAGAAAGGGCGCGTCTCAGTGGTGGTGCGCGAACTCGAACGGGAGGTGAATGCTACGCTTCTGCACCGCACCACGCGCACCGTGCAGCTAACGGAAGATGGGCGCGCTTTTTATTCACGCGCGCGTGACCTGCTGTCGGAAGCCGAGGAGCTGCGATCAATGTTCTCTTATAGTGGGATGTCGCTGCGGGGACGGATACGCGTTGATATGCCCACGGTGCTGGCGCAGAGCGTGGTGGTTCCCGCTCTGCCGCAGCTGCTGGAAGCACACCCTGAACTTGAAATCGAACTTTCCAGTACCGATCGTCGTGTCGATTTGATCCCGGAAGGTTTTGACTGCGTGATCCGCCTGGGGCCAATTGGGGATGAAACGCTGATTGCCCGGCCGCTGGGACAATTACGCATGATCAATGCAGCGAGTCCGGCATATCTGGCGCGCTTCGGGGTGCCACAGACAATCGATGATCTTCTTAAACAGGGCCACCGGATGGTGCATTACATGCGCAATTTTGGTGCGAAGCCTGATGGGTGGGCGTATCCGGCAGGCGATGGCTACCAGTCGCTGATGCTCCCCGGTGCCATGAGAGTCAGCAGCGTACTGGCGTATCACGAAGCAGGGCTGGCGGGGGCAGGCTTAATTCAGGGGGGATATTCCGCGCTCGCGCCCCATATTCAGCGCGGCACGCTGGTTGAAGTGCTTCCCCATCTGCGTCCCCAGCCGCTCAATGCCTCTTTTGTTGTCGCGCACCGGCGCAACCTGTCACGGCGCGTAAGGGCCTTTATGGAATGGACTGAAGAGCTGTTAAAACCCTACTTTGACTGATGCCCGCATCAATTACCTACAACCTGGGAACCTGCTTGTGGCACACGTAACGCGGCGCAGAGCCTGCGGTGAGTGAGCAGTGCATCCAGGCTGTTCAGGCCAGGGCCCCAGAAAATGAAACTCTGCCAGGAGATGTGCATTATTGATATGCTATCGCCACAGGCAAAACAGGAGGTTTATGATGGACAAGGATACACTCGTTACGCTCTTAAAATTCAAGCGCTGGATTGATTCCGAAACGCTAAAAGCCATTAAAGCCATCAATGAATCCACCTATGCAGAAAAACGTCATCTGATGCTGCGGCTGATGAACCATATTTATGTCGTAGACAGGATTTTCAGGGCCAATATCTCGGGACAGCAACATGGGTACACGGCCCTGAATACCCCTGAAACCCCCTCGGTGGATGAGCTTGAAGTCACAATGCATGACTGCATAAACGGCTATATTCAGCACGTCAGCGCAATGACGCCAGCCGATTTAGGAAAAACCATTAAGTTCAGTTTCGTCGATGGTGGGGAGGGGGAAATGACCGCCATCGATATGCTAAATCATATGCTTTTTCATGGCACCTACCACCGCGGAGCGGTAGGGTGGTTAGTTTCGGAGTGTGGGGGCGTTGCGCCGAAAGATGTGCTGACAGTTTTCCTGAGGGATCATCATCACTGAAGGCGTCTCCTTCTGCTTATTACCTGTCTGGCGGCTTCAGGGGCCGCTATAAGGGGGCCTGGTCTGAAAGATGCCGAATGCGTTGGCGCGCAAGCGGCGTGATGGCGAGGGTAGAACACCCCTTTCGGCATCATCGCTGCGCCAGGCCTGATGAAAAGAAAGCAAACCGTGGCCTTTAAACGGTCGGTTAAATCTTCACTGTTATTGCGTTGCCACGGTTCGCTTTGCACCCCCTCTATTGGCCGAGCTGGGTGGTGTAATTAGCAGGCACCCAGCGATAGGCGTTACCCTCATGCTGCACATGACCCAGCCCGGGGAAGGCGATATGCGCCGCAGCCACCCAGTAGCCCTGATCCGCAGCCTGCTTCAGCACTTTTTCCCGTGTAGCGATAGCCTGCTTCTGGTTGACATCAAAATGGATGGCCACCTCCGGGTCGGGCATTTGTACCGCTTTGGCATGGATGATATCTCCCCATAGCACCAGGGTCTGGCCTTCACTTTCCACGCGGTAAAGCACGCTGCCCGGCGTATGGCCGGCCGTCGACTCCGCGCGTATTCCCTGCGATAAGGTGGCCGGGGCGAGGAAGGTTTTCAACCGGCCTGCATTGATGATCGGACGAAGGGTACGTTCAGACTCAGCAAAAGTATGTGCCTCACTGGCCTCCACCTGACTGACGTTTGCCGGGTTAAGCCAGAAATCGACATCGCGTTGATCCACGAATACTTCGGCCTTTGGAAAGGCGGGTTTGCCCGCGCGCACGACGCCGCCTGAGTGATCGGCATGGATATGGGTCAGAAGCACGGCATCGATCGACGCTGCCGGATAGCCTGCCGCCGCCAGGTTGGTCAGCAGATGGCCGCCATGGTGTCCGAACAGCTCGCCTGCGCCGGTATCAACTAAAATGCGCTTTTTGCCGTCATCGATAACGTAGGCGTTAATCGATGTCTCGGCCTGCGGCGTCATCGCGTCTCTGGCCATGGCCTGGCGTAGTTCTGCTGGTGAAATATGGGTCAGCAGGCTGTTCAGGGGCACGGTCACGGTGCCGTCGGATACAGCCGTAATGCGCAGTTTTCCCAGGGTCATCCGGTAATAACCGGGCGCCTGTTGATCCCAGGCATCTGGCCGTTCGGCCGCCAGCGTTGGGCTGGATATGATCAGTGAAGCGACCAGAGTCAGTAATATTTTCATTTAAAATCTGCCTAAAAAGTATCGCCAGAATGTGGTTCACAGTATCCTTACGCTACTGATATCACTCAAATTGATTAAAATAATGTTCACTATCAGAGAAAATGATTTTCATCGTATCGATTTGAATTTATTGACAGTGCTGCTGGTGCTGAAGCGAGAGGGCAGCGTATCGCGTGCGGCAGAAAAACTGCATCTTGGTCAGCCTGCTGTCAGCAATGCGCTGGTCCGGCTACGCGCAATGTTTGACGATCCGCTGTTTGTGCGCACGGCGCGAGGCATGGTGCCGACGCCGCGTGCCGAGGCGCTGATCGCTGCGCTGGGCCCTTTAATGGAGCAGATGCAGAACGTGCTTTTTCAGCCCGCGTCATTTACCCCTGCAGAGGCGACCCATGTTTTTCGTCTCGGGATGAGCGACTGGGTGGAGTGCTGGTTAATGCCGAAAGTGTATGCGTATATCACGCGCGCCGCGCCGGGCGTCACGCTGCAGGTAACGGCCAGCGATCCCTTCCGGGATACTGAACTTGTTGCGCAGGGGGAGATAGATGTTGCCATCTCGGTTGGCGAGAATACGCCCGCCACGCTGCGGCGCGAGAAAATCGTGTCGCACAATTTTTGCACATTCTGGCATCCTGAACAGATCTCTTTGCCAGCGCCGCTGACGCTGGAAAACTACCTGACGCAGGCTCATCTGCTGGTTTCCTATCGCGGGGCGACCTGGAGCGCTATCGATGATCAACTGGCTGCCGTAGGAAAAGGGCGCTCGGTGCGCTACGTGACGCCGCATTTTTCTTCTCTGCCGCCCCTGTTGGCGCGCACTCCCGCCTTAGCGACCGTTCCCGCCGGGCTGGCTGACGACTGGATTGCTCATTACGGCTTAAGGTGCAGCCCGGTTCCGGTAGAGACGCCGGAAATTGCCCTTTCGCTGCTTTGGCATAAGCGGAGCGATAACGATATGCCGCTGAGCTGGCTGAAAGGAGTGTTGCGCAGAGCGATGAATGGACAACAGGAGATTGGCGCGCAGAGCGTTGCCGGCGCCAAACGGTGAACAGGCACGCCACCCGCGACCTGCGGGCGGCGGTTCTGCGGTGGATAGCCTGCTAAGGGGTTTGCAGGTTCCGTCCTGTAAAACGGGCGAGCTTAATGACTCACGCCCGACCTTCAGCTATCGGAACCGGTTAGCGTTGCCCGCAGATGAGGCAGACTTTGCGGATAATTTTGCTGAATAAACTCAATCATTTTTTCCCGCACGTGACAGCGTAAATCCCAGGCCGTAGGGGAATTCTGCGCCGTCATCAACAGCCTGATCGTCATGGTTTTTTCCGTGGTATCGGTCACCTGAAGCACCTGAGCTTGTTGATCCCAGAGTTTTGTTTCACTGAGTACTTTTTCGAAGTGCTTGCGCAGGGGCGCCAAAGGCATCGAGTAATCAACGTAGAGAAAAACAGAGCCTAAAATTTGTGCATTGTTACGCGTCCAGTTTTGGAACGGATTTTCTGTAAAGTAAGTAATCGGCAACACCAGTCGGCGCAGATCCCAGAGACGCACCACAACATACGTCAGGTTTATCTCCTCGATCCAGCCCCACTCTTTCTCAACTACCACAGCATCATCGATTTTTATCGGTTGCGTAAAGGCGATCTGAATGCCGGCAAACAAGTTAACCAGCGATTTCTGTAGCGCAAAGCCAATGATTATGCCGGCAACCCCGGCCCCGGCCAGAATGGTTGTGCCGAATTTTCTTACGCCAGGGAAACTGAGCAGAACCAGAGAAAGGCACAGCGTTACAAGTACAACAATAGCGACCTTTTTAACATACATTATCTGCGTGCGAATTTTGCGGGCGCGAAGATTATTGGAAATATTAATGTCATAACGTATAAAAAGCATATCCTGAGCAACATTAATTAATCGAATCAGGACTGAGCAAAAGGATAAGATAATAAAGATATTAACGGTGGTTGTAATAAAACTGAGTGATTCCGGCTGGATGTTGACATAATTAACCCCTAATCTTATTAACAGCAGGGGAATGAAGAGAAACAGGGATCCACGAAGGTGTTTTTCAAGCGATTTGAATAGCTTTCTGTCACGACTCTGCCAGTAACGGATGAACTGAAGAAGGATAAATCGCGTTAAAAAACCCACGACAAGCGAAAGCGTGACGAGCAATACAGCAGGCACCCATTCTGGCGCACCAGATAACTCACCAAATAACACAGGCATTCTTTCCCCTTATATTCTGACAACCTCTCTGCATTGTCAGATCGGTTAAACACATCAGTAACCTTTTTCTTCCAGATTATCTGCAGATTGTCTGACTCACACGCATTATCCCACTCGCCAGGGGATAAAAATATCTGGCAATTTCTGATAAGCGCCTCCTGTGTGCAATAAACGCAGGATCAATCATTGTTCTACTATACTGACCAGTGCAGTTGTCATTGACATACGAAGCGCGACACAGTTAATGACCTGACACTACCCTACACATGTGCATCTGGAGAACACAATGCAAAAAAGTAAAACCCTGAAAGGGCTGCTGGTCGTATCGGCAGTGGCTGCAATGTTCAGCACTGTCAGCGTGCAAGCCCAGACCCCGACAAGCGCCGCGCAGAATAGCGCCACAGGCCAGACCGCATCGGGCGCCAGGCTCAGCTCCGGCGACGAAAAAGCGGTGAAAGATATGGCGCAGGCCAATATCAATGAAGTCGCCGCCGCCAAGATCGCGCTGAGCAAAGCCCAAAGCAGTGAAGTTAAAGCCTACGCTCAGAAGATGATCGAAGATCACGGCGCTGCGTTGACCAAAGTACAGACGGTCGCCCAGCAAAAGGGCGTGGAACTGCCGACTGAGCCGGATGCCAAGCACAAGGCGATGGCCGCTATGCTGGAAAAACAGAGCGGCGATGCATTTGACAAGATGTATATGGAAAACGCTGGCACCATGGATCATAAGATGGTGCTGTCGACGCTGAAAAGCGACGCCACGAAGATCAACGATCCTGATGTGAAAGCTCTGGCTGACGCCCATACGCCGGTTGTAGAGCAACATCTCAAATCCGCCGAGCAGTTGGCGACGCAAGGTAAATAAGCAGACTATGCGGTAGGCGCACGGCCCCGCGGACAGCATGACCTTTCCTCACAGCCCCAGGCCGGGCTGGCGGAAGGGGCGACATG
This DNA window, taken from Mixta gaviniae, encodes the following:
- a CDS encoding ABC transporter substrate-binding protein, with the translated sequence MKLILPVFISALVSFSPIEANAASYPLTIENCGVEETFKHAPMRVVTIGQHETELMLALGLKEKIVATSVWFGALPDDLKQQGEHLKRLAENAPGFEAVAAQRPELVLAQYSWHVGPQGEVATRQQFEQLGIKTWISPADCTAKTVTAASNGDGARTEPYSINIIFDEITALARIFNQPARGEALKQALFARITAARQQHRTQPQAPLSVVYWFSSPRLKGDPWVAGNKGAPGWISKTLGLTNIIDSDEEWPAVTWEQIVKAQPDIIVIASMDRRLYPADDIATKKRFLETDPVTREMPAVRKGHIVVVPAMSLNPSLRNVEAVELIGQQLAAFARSR
- a CDS encoding FecCD family ABC transporter permease; translated protein: MTSQPAFYWRTGLIIFTGILSLPVMMTLAAASGDMPVSFATAARAITNGLGITHFDLPAVEAGIVWQYRMSRALMAASSGGGLALCGLVLQSLLRNPLADPYLLGISAGASTGAVSVMLLGIGSGAVTTGSGAFIGACIAFMLIVLLSGGMRENTARIILAGIAGTQLFNALTSYIVSTAANAEQSRGVMFWLLGSLSGVRWADALLCFAVVVMGLLVAIGYARSLDTFNFGTDVSATLGTRVLLVRVILLLTTALMTAVIVSVIGAVGFVGLVIPHITRMMAGHRHLVTIPIAFLAGCHFMILADLISRTLIAHQVLPIGVVTSLIGAPVFALILYRNREK
- a CDS encoding ABC transporter ATP-binding protein; this encodes MMHVVVDKLSVTLQARRVLSDISFVAQRSQTVGLLGPNGSGKSTLIRAMAGVQPCAYAGVNIGGKQTSNLSRRQLSRTLAFVPQHAEAEAEMRIIDIVRLGRTPHRNAFTPWRQADENAVQQALSMMKLEALAHRPWQRLSGGERQRCQIARALTQQPDILLLDEPINHLDIQFQLELMRLISALPVTVIVALHDLNLAAKYCQHLVVLHDGQVVASGEPAAVLTPALIQATWQVDATIYRDRGE
- a CDS encoding DUF1330 domain-containing protein, with product MNKGYLIAHVTISDPVAYAEYARAAGEAMQAFNPKIIAWSGQYENLEGEAHERHVVLEFASFAEAKRFYESAGYQAARSIRTAAATGTFVLVEGCSL
- a CDS encoding LysR family transcriptional regulator, whose amino-acid sequence is MKDLEALVIFARVAEMRSFTQAAESLGMQKGRVSVVVRELEREVNATLLHRTTRTVQLTEDGRAFYSRARDLLSEAEELRSMFSYSGMSLRGRIRVDMPTVLAQSVVVPALPQLLEAHPELEIELSSTDRRVDLIPEGFDCVIRLGPIGDETLIARPLGQLRMINAASPAYLARFGVPQTIDDLLKQGHRMVHYMRNFGAKPDGWAYPAGDGYQSLMLPGAMRVSSVLAYHEAGLAGAGLIQGGYSALAPHIQRGTLVEVLPHLRPQPLNASFVVAHRRNLSRRVRAFMEWTEELLKPYFD
- a CDS encoding DinB family protein gives rise to the protein MDKDTLVTLLKFKRWIDSETLKAIKAINESTYAEKRHLMLRLMNHIYVVDRIFRANISGQQHGYTALNTPETPSVDELEVTMHDCINGYIQHVSAMTPADLGKTIKFSFVDGGEGEMTAIDMLNHMLFHGTYHRGAVGWLVSECGGVAPKDVLTVFLRDHHH
- a CDS encoding MBL fold metallo-hydrolase — encoded protein: MKILLTLVASLIISSPTLAAERPDAWDQQAPGYYRMTLGKLRITAVSDGTVTVPLNSLLTHISPAELRQAMARDAMTPQAETSINAYVIDDGKKRILVDTGAGELFGHHGGHLLTNLAAAGYPAASIDAVLLTHIHADHSGGVVRAGKPAFPKAEVFVDQRDVDFWLNPANVSQVEASEAHTFAESERTLRPIINAGRLKTFLAPATLSQGIRAESTAGHTPGSVLYRVESEGQTLVLWGDIIHAKAVQMPDPEVAIHFDVNQKQAIATREKVLKQAADQGYWVAAAHIAFPGLGHVQHEGNAYRWVPANYTTQLGQ
- a CDS encoding LysR family transcriptional regulator produces the protein MFTIRENDFHRIDLNLLTVLLVLKREGSVSRAAEKLHLGQPAVSNALVRLRAMFDDPLFVRTARGMVPTPRAEALIAALGPLMEQMQNVLFQPASFTPAEATHVFRLGMSDWVECWLMPKVYAYITRAAPGVTLQVTASDPFRDTELVAQGEIDVAISVGENTPATLRREKIVSHNFCTFWHPEQISLPAPLTLENYLTQAHLLVSYRGATWSAIDDQLAAVGKGRSVRYVTPHFSSLPPLLARTPALATVPAGLADDWIAHYGLRCSPVPVETPEIALSLLWHKRSDNDMPLSWLKGVLRRAMNGQQEIGAQSVAGAKR
- a CDS encoding mechanosensitive ion channel family protein is translated as MPVLFGELSGAPEWVPAVLLVTLSLVVGFLTRFILLQFIRYWQSRDRKLFKSLEKHLRGSLFLFIPLLLIRLGVNYVNIQPESLSFITTTVNIFIILSFCSVLIRLINVAQDMLFIRYDINISNNLRARKIRTQIMYVKKVAIVVLVTLCLSLVLLSFPGVRKFGTTILAGAGVAGIIIGFALQKSLVNLFAGIQIAFTQPIKIDDAVVVEKEWGWIEEINLTYVVVRLWDLRRLVLPITYFTENPFQNWTRNNAQILGSVFLYVDYSMPLAPLRKHFEKVLSETKLWDQQAQVLQVTDTTEKTMTIRLLMTAQNSPTAWDLRCHVREKMIEFIQQNYPQSLPHLRATLTGSDS
- a CDS encoding DUF4142 domain-containing protein; the encoded protein is MQKSKTLKGLLVVSAVAAMFSTVSVQAQTPTSAAQNSATGQTASGARLSSGDEKAVKDMAQANINEVAAAKIALSKAQSSEVKAYAQKMIEDHGAALTKVQTVAQQKGVELPTEPDAKHKAMAAMLEKQSGDAFDKMYMENAGTMDHKMVLSTLKSDATKINDPDVKALADAHTPVVEQHLKSAEQLATQGK